In one window of Candidatus Nitrosocosmicus arcticus DNA:
- a CDS encoding DUF72 domain-containing protein produces MCSQLYLGCSGWNYGDTSEKGGWLNVFYPDNKTRKLSYYSQFFNTVEMDATFYKRFYENMNEGLFIGITKATPNDFRISVKVPEIITHEKRLDINRNVVIDLNEFLNKISPLESQRKLGAIIIQLPPSFTIDESNRLEKFLDALRNRSDLKNNDNIAIEFRHNSWNTEGVLELLHHFNIASVLTDSPTQENLGFLSNENNLTSTNLAVIRFHGRNTTRDHYWYDYLYSEKELIPWIDKINKIKENTDTIFVYFNNHYGGKAIVNSLQFKELIKNQPLPENEKRVLERAKKYLSNTL; encoded by the coding sequence ATGTGTAGTCAATTATATCTAGGATGTTCGGGATGGAACTATGGCGATACATCAGAAAAGGGGGGATGGTTGAACGTATTTTATCCCGATAATAAAACGAGAAAATTGAGTTATTATTCGCAGTTCTTTAATACTGTTGAGATGGACGCTACTTTCTATAAGAGATTTTATGAAAACATGAATGAAGGTTTATTTATAGGAATAACAAAGGCAACGCCCAATGATTTTAGAATATCAGTCAAAGTCCCGGAGATAATTACACATGAGAAGAGATTAGATATTAACAGGAATGTGGTAATTGATTTGAATGAATTCCTCAATAAGATATCGCCACTTGAAAGCCAAAGGAAATTAGGGGCGATAATAATCCAATTACCACCGAGTTTTACTATTGATGAATCCAATAGATTAGAGAAGTTTTTGGATGCACTGAGAAATCGATCTGATCTTAAAAATAACGACAATATTGCCATAGAATTCAGGCATAATTCATGGAATACAGAGGGCGTGTTGGAATTACTTCACCACTTTAACATAGCATCCGTCTTGACTGATTCTCCTACGCAAGAGAATTTAGGATTTTTATCAAATGAGAATAATTTAACATCTACTAATTTAGCAGTAATTAGATTCCATGGAAGAAACACGACTCGTGACCATTATTGGTACGATTATCTTTATTCTGAAAAGGAACTTATTCCATGGATAGACAAGATTAATAAAATAAAGGAAAATACGGATACGATTTTTGTTTATTTTAATAATCATTATGGCGGAAAAGCAATCGTAAATTCGCTACAATTTAAAGAATTAATAAAAAATCAGCCTTTGCCAGAAAATGAAAAGAGGGTATTAGAGAGAGCGAAGAAATATCTATCAAATACACTCTAA
- a CDS encoding NADPH-dependent F420 reductase, producing the protein MKIGILGSGEVGRKLAAGCIDLGHHVMIGTRNPAKEEIRKWIDNTEHKENACVGSFAEAATFGELIIISTLWGGTENAINMAISSNFNDKIVVDTTNPLEFAKDVPPKLSLGYDKSAGEIIQSMLPNSKVVKAFNIVGNPHMVHPDFPGGPPTMFICGNFKDAKNQVVEKLLIPFGWESIDIGGIEQSRLLEPLAMLWITYYIETGSGNHAFKLLKK; encoded by the coding sequence ATGAAGATAGGAATACTCGGTTCAGGGGAAGTCGGTCGAAAATTAGCGGCTGGTTGTATAGATCTTGGCCACCATGTTATGATTGGAACACGTAATCCTGCAAAAGAAGAAATACGGAAATGGATTGACAACACCGAACACAAAGAAAATGCTTGTGTTGGGTCATTTGCTGAAGCAGCAACATTTGGAGAATTAATTATCATTTCTACTCTATGGGGGGGAACTGAGAACGCAATAAATATGGCCATTTCATCCAATTTTAACGACAAAATAGTCGTTGATACGACAAATCCATTAGAATTTGCTAAGGATGTGCCACCAAAGCTCTCCCTCGGGTACGATAAATCTGCTGGTGAGATAATTCAATCCATGCTACCAAATTCAAAAGTTGTAAAGGCCTTTAACATTGTAGGTAATCCTCATATGGTACATCCGGACTTCCCGGGAGGTCCACCCACCATGTTTATCTGTGGCAATTTTAAGGACGCTAAAAACCAAGTAGTTGAAAAATTATTAATCCCATTTGGTTGGGAGTCCATAGACATAGGCGGAATTGAACAATCGAGATTGTTAGAACCCCTTGCTATGTTATGGATAACTTATTACATTGAAACGGGATCGGGAAACCATGCATTCAAGTTGCTAAAAAAATAA
- a CDS encoding Mut7-C RNAse domain-containing protein produces MVDYPRFIVDCVLGHIAKKLRIMGFDTEFGLDAGDDFLIDKSMNEQKLLVTRDVGLYLKLSKSGRNGLLLHNDYEVENLVFILKSCDIKHIDPVPNVNTRCTICNGTLTKIDKTMATSLIPEKIYKHISTVYKCSKYSKIYWDGTHVENINMLLDNINNLLGQ; encoded by the coding sequence ATGGTGGATTACCCAAGATTTATTGTTGATTGCGTGCTAGGACATATTGCAAAGAAATTAAGAATAATGGGGTTCGACACCGAATTCGGGTTAGACGCTGGCGATGATTTTCTAATCGATAAAAGTATGAATGAACAAAAGCTGCTGGTAACTAGAGATGTAGGACTTTATTTAAAGCTCTCAAAATCGGGCAGGAATGGTTTGTTACTCCATAATGATTACGAAGTTGAAAATTTGGTATTTATATTAAAGAGTTGCGATATCAAGCATATTGATCCGGTTCCAAATGTAAATACCCGATGTACAATTTGCAACGGCACTCTTACTAAGATTGATAAGACAATGGCAACTAGTCTCATTCCAGAAAAAATATACAAACATATATCCACAGTTTACAAATGTTCAAAATATTCAAAAATTTATTGGGATGGAACTCATGTAGAGAATATCAACATGCTATTAGATAATATCAACAACTTGTTAGGGCAGTAA
- a CDS encoding putative quinol monooxygenase has translation MSAHKSRSRGKDVMKQHAVHFKAEFTISEGKIKEYKKLIKEMSKLVEANEPETINYQFYFDKSKTMCTVHETYMNSEAVFFHINRVASQTVIPKIHDISRITKFVVYGTTSKKLQKAMERLNPQIYVPFAGFNR, from the coding sequence ATGAGTGCCCATAAGTCAAGATCTCGAGGAAAAGATGTCATGAAACAACATGCAGTACATTTTAAAGCCGAATTTACTATTTCAGAAGGAAAAATAAAAGAATACAAAAAACTCATTAAGGAAATGAGCAAACTAGTGGAGGCTAATGAGCCTGAGACAATAAATTATCAATTTTATTTCGACAAATCTAAGACAATGTGTACTGTACATGAAACATACATGAATTCAGAAGCAGTATTTTTTCATATCAATAGGGTCGCATCACAAACAGTTATTCCAAAGATTCATGATATATCTCGGATAACAAAATTTGTGGTTTACGGGACCACTAGCAAAAAGTTACAAAAAGCGATGGAACGATTAAATCCTCAAATTTACGTTCCATTTGCAGGGTTTAATCGTTAA